The genomic DNA TTAACCTTTCTTACACTCTAAAGTACTTGCATAGACAGTTTTAGAATAACGGGTTAAACTTGTTGATAGCATCACGGCACAACATTGTTGCCTCAAAGTCCAAATTAATGTGTAAGATTCTTTGCTCTTGGCAACCAAGACGCTCAGCCTTGGTTACGGCGCGTTTTTGTCTAGACAGACTtggggtgcgttcgtaaattcgttAGTTATTCTGCTCCCTGGCACACTCTaagagagtgctctgaaatcgtagtagatagccagagtgaattttcGAACGCACCCCTGATCTCCTCATAAAGTTTTCCAATTTGTGACATATGGGGGCGCTGTTCAATTACTTTTGAAGGCGTTGCTTTGTTGAGACTTTGTATTGTAACCTACAGCGCACTGTCGGTTTTCCCCCCCAAATGTATTTTTTACGTCGTGGAGGAATGAGATTCTGATTGACACAGGTTCGTGTATTCACTATTGCACACAGATGTGAAGTCGTATGTTATCATTGCTGCTTTGATACGTATACTTGACCTATAACTCACTGCTTTTAGGTAACTGTTTACAGCAACATTTGAACTAGCGTCTTATTTAGCCACTTAGCTAAATAAGTGACTGACGCTAAGTAGCCCACTCTGGCACGGTTGTTTAAATGAAAGCGGTTATTCTCGCTGCGGGATATGGAACAAGGTTGCAGAGAGATGTTGATAACGACACGAGCGGAAGATTCAAACATCTGGCTGGCATTGCCAAGCCACTGCTTCCTGTGGGGCACTGTGCCTTGATATCTCACTGGGTCCAAGCTTTGAATACCACTGGATGCGTGGACACCGTCTTTGTCATTGTAAGTATCAAAGTACATTAGAGTATTTTATGTGAATTATTTTACTCCACATGTAACTGTACCTGGCCAACAGTTTCAACATTCATCAGTTCATTGGAACGTAAAACCCAATAAATATTTTAAGAATTTCGAAATACCTAAATTCATGTTTAAAGGACTGAGATTATGATATGTGGTGATAATGTCAACGATGACTATCTTTTTACCTTAACAGACCAATGCCCTTCACCACAAAGCATTTGAGGAGTGGGCCCTGGACTTCCCTAATGTCAAAGTACTAAGTGATGGAACAAAGAGCAATGAGGTTCGTCAGCTTGCATGATTTCCCCTGGGATAGTGTTGTCTCATGTTGATCCATGTGCATTGTCCAGATCAAATATGAATTATACATTTTACCATTTTTATTCCACAAGGACCGTCTTGGTGCTGTCGCCTGTCTTCAGCTAACAGTCAAGCACTTCAAGATCGAAGACCATGTAATAGTTATCGGAGGGTACGTTTGAAAAAAGCCTTCACTTGACTCAATGTAGAAAACATTTACTGATTCATGCTGACAGGCTCTTCTCCACACAGAGACACTTTGTTCAAGGAAGAGTTCAGTCTCATTAAAGTTAAAGAGAAGTTTTCTGACCTGCAAGCAATGTGTGAAGACAGCAGTCTGGTTCTTTCCTACCAATGTAAAGATGAGGGTGAGTGTGAAGTCAAATTGTGTGCTTTTGAAGTT from Oncorhynchus keta strain PuntledgeMale-10-30-2019 chromosome 7, Oket_V2, whole genome shotgun sequence includes the following:
- the zgc:136439 gene encoding uncharacterized protein zgc:136439; this encodes MKAVILAAGYGTRLQRDVDNDTSGRFKHLAGIAKPLLPVGHCALISHWVQALNTTGCVDTVFVITNALHHKAFEEWALDFPNVKVLSDGTKSNEDRLGAVACLQLTVKHFKIEDHVIVIGGDTLFKEEFSLIKVKEKFSDLQAMCEDSSLVLSYQCKDEETQKYGILEVDEHLRVLCMKEKPLPSETKSRRACPCFYLFSMKILHLLDAFLDENKEAPIEEKDAPGNFLSWLISRKPVYIHQISGRFDVGNLPSYVECDRYFKENLRDVKSYMM